One Carassius gibelio isolate Cgi1373 ecotype wild population from Czech Republic chromosome A20, carGib1.2-hapl.c, whole genome shotgun sequence DNA segment encodes these proteins:
- the LOC127938194 gene encoding uncharacterized protein K02A2.6-like: protein MAATVGSLSEFSEKDGDWVEYVEGLEHFFLANDIVDEEKQRSILLSVCGAKTYRLIRNLATPQKPGEIGFKEIVEMVQNHLNPKPSVIVQRFKFHTHSRKSGVTVAEFVAELRQLSEHCEFRAVLEDMLRHRLVCGINDDVIQRRLLGEATLTFKKALDIALAMETAANNTMDIKNAGGGTLSDTTHFVAKESKSSSGRPTECYRCGGPHFANDCGFKDAVCHNCQKRGHIAKKCRGAKNKQTKGWGKAPKPNTHHLQSEDFEEQCSFNMFNIHGQPRAQPIYATIKVNGKELNMEVDTGASASVISQTTFNRLWSSGGAPAMEETSIRLRTYTGECIPLAGAIKVDIVYQEQQAAVTLLVVEGEGPSLLGRDLLQKIHLNWGQIWGEIKHTTVVQDIIGKYADVFKEELGTLRGTTVKLCVDPKAQPCFFKPRTVPYAMKAKVEAELERLQRAGVIEPVEFSDWAAPIVPVVKEDGEVRICGDYKMTINQASQLDTYPLPRVEDLFATLAGGKTFTKLDMSHAYQQLLLDEDSKQYVTINTHKGLFKYNRLVFGVASSPAIFQRTMDNLFQNIPQVAVYLDDILVTGKTEEEHLQNLDLVLKRMSEAGLRLKCSKCVFQAPSVTYLGHRISAQGLSPVKDKVRAIKEAPTPKDIAELRSFLGLVNYYGKFLPDLSTVLAPLYQLLHKGCVWRWQQDQDNAFQHVKGLLHSTRLLVHFDPDKEVILSCDASPYGLGAVLSHRMEDGSEKPISYVSRTLTAAEKGYSQLEKEGLAVVFAVKRFHHYLFGRPFTIFTDHKPLMGLFSETKGIPPMASARIQRWALTLSAYQYSIEYKAGSDNANADAFSRLPLPDTPHHTGFPPETVFLMDRLSQAPVTAKQIKLWTERDPVLSQVKRWVMQGPDTVEQEGFKPYVKRKLELSVLDGCLLWGSRVIVPPPGRAQVMDELHEAHPGVSRMKSLARSFVWWPGMDCALEEKVKVCSQCQSNLKMPAAAPLHPWQWPGRPWSRLHLDFAGPFMGRMFLVLVDAHSKWLEAHIMSNITAPTTTDTLRSIFATHGLPDTIVTDNGPTFTSEVFKEFMDRNGIRHVCTAPYHPASNGLAERAVETFKEGLRKMSGQSLETKLARFLFQYRITPHTTTGVSPAEMLLGRRPKSHLDLLRAPIWPAAALIIL, encoded by the coding sequence ATGGCTGCTACTGTCGGCTCGCTCAGTGAGTTTTCCGAGAAGGATGGTGACTGGGTGGAATATGTCGAGGGACTGGAGCACTTTTTCCTGGCTAATGACATTGTGGATGAGGAGAAACAACGATCAATCCTCCTGAGTGTGTGCGGGGCTAAAACGTACAGATTGATCCGAAATCTTGCAACGCCGCAGAAACCGGGAGAGATCGGGTTCAAAGAAATTGTGGAGATGGTGCAAAATCACCTCAATCCCAAGCCCTCGGTGATTGTGCAGCGCTTCAAGTTTCACACGCATTCACGCAAGTCAGGAGTGACAGTGGCGGAGTTTGTGGCGGAACTGAGGCAGCTATCTGAGCACTGTGAGTTCAGGGCAGTGCTGGAGGACATGTTGCGGCACAGGTTAGTCTGTGGAATTAACGATGACGTCATACAGCGCCGCTTATTGGGTGAAGCCACACTGACTTTCAAAAAGGCTTTGGACATTGCCCTAGCCATGGAGACGGCGGCAAACAACACGATGGACATAAAAAATGCAGGGGGAGGGACGCTATCAGATACTACCCATTTTGTAGCAAAAGAAAGCAAAAGTAGTTCAGGAAGACCCACAGAGTGTTATCGTTGTGGGGGTCCGCATTTTGCGAATGACTGTGGCTTTAAAGACGCTGTTTGCCATAATTGCCAGAAAAGGGGGCATATTGCAAAAAAGTGCAGGGGTGctaaaaataaacagacaaaagGATGGGGAAAAGCACCTAAGCCCAACACACATCACCTGCAGAGTGAGGATTTTGAGGAGCAGTGCTcattcaacatgtttaatatcCATGGCCAGCCCCGGGCTCAGCCCATCTATGCAACAATTAAGGTGAATGGCAAAGAGCTGAACATGGAAGTGGACACTGGGGCCTCAGCTTCAGTAATCAGTCAAACCACATTCAACAGGTTGTGGAGCTCAGGGGGTGCACCTGCAATGGAAGAGACAAGTATTAGGCTCAGAACGTACACGGGTGAGTGCATCCCACTCGCGGGGGCTATCAAGGTGGACATTGTATATCAAGAACAGCAGGCCGCGGTGACACTGCTTGTGGTCGAGGGGGAGGGACCGAGCTTGTTGGGGCGGGATCTCCTCCAGAAAATTCACCTGAATTGGGGACAGATCTGGGGTGAAATCAAACATACCACTGTGGTACAGGACATCATAGGGAAATATGCTGATGTCTTTAAAGAGGAATTGGGTACCCTCCGAGGGACCACAGTTAAACTGTGTGTGGACCCCAAAGCACAACCGTGTTTCTTCAAACCACGAACAGTACCATATGCCATGAAAGCTAAGGTTGAGGCGGAGTTGGAAAGGCTACAAAGGGCAGGGGTGATTGAGCCTGTGGAGTTTTCTGACTGGGCAGCCCCAATAGTGCCAGTGGTGAAGGAGGACGGGGAAGTGCGCATATGTGGGGATTACAAAATGACCATTAATCAGGCCTCACAGCTCGACACCTACCCCCTACCGCGAGTGGAGGACCTATTTGCTACACTAGCAGGTGGAAAAACATTCACTAAACTAGACATGAGTCACGCATATCAGCAACTTTTGCTAGATGAAGACTCTAAGCAATATGTGACTATAAACACTCACAAGGGCCTATTCAAGTATAACCGCCTGGTGTTTGGCGTTGCCTCAAGCCCGGCTATTTTCCAACGCACCATGGACAATCTGTTTCAGAACATTCCCCAGGTTGccgtctacctggatgacattctCGTCACAGGTAAAACAGAAGAGGAACACTTGCAAAACCTTGACCTGGTGTTAAAGAGAATGTCTGAGGCTGGGCTGCGTCTGAAATGCAGTAAGTGTGTTTTTCAAGCTCCAAGTGTCACATATCTGGGACATCGGATTTCAGCTCAGGGCTTGTCTCCAGTCAAAGACAAAGTGAGAGCAATTAAGGAAGCCCCAACACCAAAGGACATTGCAGAGCTTAGGTCGTTTCTGGGTCTAGTGAACTATTATGGGAAGTTTTTACCAGACCTCTCGACCGTGCTGGCCCCACTCTACCAGCTGCTACACAAAGGCTGTGTGTGGAGATGGCAGCAGGATCAGGACAACGCTTTCCAGCACGTAAAGGGACTGTTACACTCAACGCGACTGCTGGTACATTTTGACCCAGACAAGGAGGTCATTCTATCGTGTGATGCCTCCCCGTATGGACTGGGGGCAGTTCTTTCACACCGCATGGAGGATGGAAGTGAAAAGCCAATAAGCTATGTGTCACGTACTCTTACTGCAGCAGAAAAGGGGTACTCGCAATTAGAGAAGGAGGGCCTGGCGGTTGTTTTTGCAGTAAAGCGTTTCCACCACTACCTGTTTGGTCGCCCTTTTACCATCTTCACAGACCATAAGCCTCTAATGGGTCTGTTCAGTGAGACAAAGGGCATTCCACCCATGGCCTCAGCAAGAATACAGCGCTGGGCATTAACCCTGTCAGCATACCAGTATAGCATAGAGTACAAGGCGGGTAGCGACAATGCAAATGCTGATGCTTTTAGCCGTCTGCCTCTCCCAGACACACCACACCACACAGGTTTTCCCCCAGAGACTGTTTTTCTGATGGACAGACTGTCACAGGCTCCAGTGACAGCAAAGCAAATAAAGCTGTGGACTGAAAGAGACCCAGTGTTGTCGCAGGTGAAGAGGTGGGTGATGCAGGGGCCTGACACTGTGGAACAGGAGGGGTTCAAACCTTACGTCAAGCGCAAACTTGAATTAAGTGTCCTTGATGGCTGTCTCCTCTGGGGTTCCAGAGTGATTGTCCCACCTCCAGGGCGGGCTCAAGTGATGGACGAGCTACATGAGGCCCACCCCGGGGTTTCCCGTATGAAAAGTCTCGCCAGATCATTTGTGTGGTGGCCTGGGATGGACTGTGCTTTAGAAGAAAAGGTGAAGGTATGTTCTCAGTGTCAAAGCAACCTGAAGATGCCAGCGGCAGCGCCCCTACACCCATGGCAGTGGCCCGGCCGTCCGTGGTCCAGACTTCACCTGGATTTTGCTGGCCCATTTATGGGTCGGATGTTTTTAGTATTAGTGGATGCACACTCCAAGTGGCTCGAGGCACATATCATGTCAAATATTACTGCACCTACTACTACAGACACACTGAGAAGCATTTTCGCAACACATGGACTGCCAGACACAATTGTGACAGACAACGGGCCCACTTTCACCAGTGAGGTTTTCAAGGAGTTTATGGATAGAAACGGGATTCGTCATGTCTGCACCGCCCCCTATCATCCCGCGTCCAACGGCTTGGCAGAGCGGGCTGTGGAGACTTTCAAAGAGGGGCTGCGGAAGATGTCAGGACAATCGCTGGAAACCAAGCTCGCACGCTTCCTGTTTCAATACAGGATTACTCCACACACAACTACGGGAGTGTCTCCAGCTGAGATGTTGCTGGGGAGGAGACCAAAGTCTCATCTGGACCtccttagggcacccatttggccagcagcggccctgataATCCTCTAA